In Amaranthus tricolor cultivar Red isolate AtriRed21 chromosome 5, ASM2621246v1, whole genome shotgun sequence, a genomic segment contains:
- the LOC130813450 gene encoding uncharacterized protein LOC130813450, with product MNREEHEAHLRKVLKILRENKLYAMFSKCEFWLEKVAFWGHVVTKDGVAVDPSKVQACETTFQELKSSPTSAPVLTLPNESGEYEVYTDASKNGLGCVLMKYGKVVACASRQLKPHEKNYPTHDLELGAIVLH from the exons ATGAATCGAGAAGAGCATGAGGCTCATTTAAGGAAAGTTTTGAAGATTTTAAGAGAGAAtaagttgtatgccatgttttcaaaatgtgaattttggttggaaAAAGTAGCATTTTGGGGGCATGTAGTTACAAAGGATGGAGTAGCGGTAGATCCCTCAAAGGTTCAAGCA TGTGAAACGACATTTCAAGAGTTGAAATCAAGTCCTACTTCTGCTCCTGTGCTAACTTTACCGAATGAAAGTGGAGAATATGAAGTTTATACAGACGCATCTAAGAAtggactaggttgtgtgttgatgaAATATGGGAAAGTGGTAGCATGTGCTTCACGACAACTTAAGccgcatgagaagaattacccgACACATGACTTAGAGTTGGGGGCTATAGTCttgcattga